One Flavobacterium sp. 90 DNA segment encodes these proteins:
- a CDS encoding phage tail protein, protein MSYPLSKFHFSVDWGGTKIGFTEVSGLDVETEVIEYRQGASPEYSKIKMPGMQKFSNITMKRGTFKSDNEYYAWWNTVKLNTIERRDITIKLLNEEHEPVITWKVKNAWPTKVQSTDLKADGNEVAIESIELVHEGLSIQND, encoded by the coding sequence ATGAGTTATCCATTATCAAAGTTTCATTTCTCAGTTGACTGGGGTGGAACAAAAATAGGTTTTACAGAAGTTTCCGGATTAGATGTAGAAACTGAAGTTATTGAATACCGTCAGGGCGCTAGTCCGGAATACAGCAAAATAAAGATGCCGGGCATGCAAAAGTTCTCTAACATTACCATGAAAAGAGGAACTTTTAAAAGCGATAATGAATATTATGCGTGGTGGAATACGGTAAAACTAAACACCATCGAAAGAAGAGATATTACCATCAAATTACTTAACGAGGAACACGAACCGGTGATTACCTGGAAAGTAAAAAATGCATGGCCTACAAAAGTGCAATCAACTGATTTAAAAGCCGATGGAAACGAAGTTGCTATCGAGTCTATAGAATTGGTTCACGAAGGCTTATCTATTCAAAATGACTAA